The Chlorocebus sabaeus isolate Y175 chromosome 1, mChlSab1.0.hap1, whole genome shotgun sequence genome includes a region encoding these proteins:
- the DGKZ gene encoding diacylglycerol kinase zeta isoform X12: MSALGAGHSAGGSCNEASALGPVEALGTEEGERSGALRQMWRYRSWDVPQIPPEAPQTQKAITKSGLQHLAPPPPTPGAPCSESERQIRSTVDWSSATYGEHIWFETNVSGDFCYVGEQYCVARMLQKSVSRRKCAACKIVVHTPCIEQLEKINFRCKPSFRESGSRNVREPTFVRHHWVHRRRQDGKCRHCGKGFQQKFTFHSKEIVAISCSWCKQAYHSKVSCFMLQQIEEPCSLGVHAAVVIPPTWILRARRPQNTLKASKKKKRASFKRKSSKKGPEEGRWRPFIIRPTPSPLMKPLLVFVNPKSGGNQGAKIIQSFLWYLNPRQVFDLSQGGPREALEMYRKVHNLRILACGGDGTVGWILSTLDQLRLKPPPPVAILPLGTGNDLARTLNWGGGYTDEPVSKILSHVEEGNVVQLDRWDLHAEPNPEAGPEDRDEGATDRLPLDVFNNYFSLGFDAHVTLEFHESREANPEKFNSRFRNKMFYAGTAFSDFLMGSSKDLAKHIRVVCDGTDLTPKIQDLKPQCVVFLNIPRYCAGTMPWGHPGEHHDFEPQRHDDGYLEVIGFTMTSLAALQVGGHGERLTQCREVVLTTSKAIPVQVDGEPCKLAASRIRIALRNQATMVQKAKRRSAAPLHSDQQPVPEQLRIQVSRVSMHDYEALHYDKEQLKEASVPLGTVVVPGDSDLELCRAHIERLQQEPDGAGAKSPTCQKLSPKWCFLDATTASRFYRIDRAQEHLNYVTEIAQDEIYILDPELLGASARPDLPTPTSPLPTSPCSPTPRSLQGDAAPPEGEELIEAAKRNDFCKLQELHRAGGDLMHRDERSRTLLHHAVSTGSKDVVRYLLDHAPPEILDAVEENGETCLHQAAALGQRTICHYIVEAGASLMKTDQQGDTPRQRAEKAQDTELAAYLENRQHYQMIQREDQETAV; the protein is encoded by the exons GAAAGCCATCACTAAGTCGGGCCTCCAGCACCTGGCCCCGCCTCCGCCCACCCCTGGGGCCCCGTGCAGCGAGTCAGAGCGGCAGATCCGGAGCACAGTGGACTGGAGC TCAGCGACATATGGGGAGCACATCTGGTTCGAGACCAACGTGTCCGGGGACTTCTGCTACGTTGGGGAGCAGTATTGTGTAGCCAGGATGCTG CAGAAGTCAGTGTCTCGAAGAAAGTGCGCAGCCTGCAAGATTGTGGTGCACACGCCCTGCATCGAGCAGCTGGAGAAG ATAAATTTCCGCTGTAAGCCGTCCTTCCGTGAATCAGGCTCGAGGAACGTGCGCGAG CCAACCTTTGTACGGCACCACTGGGTACACAGACGACGCCAGGACGGCAAGTGTCGGCACTGTGGGAAG GGATTCCAGCAGAAGTTCACCTTCCACAGCAAGGAGATTGTGGCCATCAGCTGCTCATGGTGCAAGCAGGCA TACCACAGCAAGGTCTCCTGCTTCATGCTGCAGCAGATTGAGGAGCCGTGCTCCCTGGGGGTCCACGCGGCCGTGGTCATCCCGCCCACCTGGATCCTCCGTGCACGGAGGCCCCAG AATACCCTGAAAGCaagcaagaagaagaagagggcATCCTTCAAGAGGAAGTCCAGCAAGAAAGGGCCTGAG GAGGGCCGCTGGAGACCCTTCATCATCAGacccaccccctcccccctcaTGAAGCCTCTGCTGGTGTTTGTGAACCCCAAGAGTGGGGGCAACCAG GGTGCAAAGATCATCCAGTCCTTCCTCTGGTATCTCAATCCCCGACAAGTCTTCGACCTGAGCCAGGGAGGGCCCAGGGAGGC gctggagatgTACCGCAAAGTGCACAACCTGCGGATCCTGGCGTGCGGGGGCGACGGCACG gtgGGCTGGATCCTCTCCACCCTGGACCAGCTACGCCTGAAGCCGCCGCCCCCTGTTGCCATCCTGCCCCTGGGTACTGGCAACGACTTGGCCCGAACCCTCAACTGGGGTGGG GGCTACACAGATGAGCCTGTGTCCAAGATCCTCTCCCATGTGGAGGAGGGGAATGTGGTACAGCTGGACCGCTGGGACCTCCACGCTGAGCCCAACCCGGAGGCAGGGCCTGAGGACCGAGATGAAGGCGCCACCGACCGG TTGCCCCTGGATGTCTTCAACAactacttcagcctgggctttGACGCCCATGTCACCCTGGAGTTCCACGAGTCTCGAG AGGCCAACCCAGAGAAATTCAACAGCCGCTTTCGGAATAAGATGTTCTACGCTGGG ACAGCCTTCTCCGACTTCCTGATGGGCAGCTCCAAGGACCTGGCCAAGCACATCCGAGTGGTG TGTGATGGAACAGACCTGACTCCTAAGATCCAGGACCTGAAACCCCAGTGTGTTGTTTTCCTGAACATCCCCAG GTACTGTGCAGGCACCATGCCCTGGGGCCACCCTGGGGAGCACCACGACTTTGAGCCCCAGCGGCATGACGACGGCTACCTCGAGGTCATTGGCTTCACCATGACGTCCTTG GCCGCGCTGCAGGTGGGCGGGCATGGCGAGCGGCTGACGCAGTGCCGTGAGGTGGTGCTCACCACGTCCAAGGCCATCCCGGTGCAGGTGGACGGCGAGCCCTGCAAGCTTGCAGCCTCACGCATCCGCATCGCCCTGCGCAACCAGGCCACCATGGTGCAGAAAGCCAAGCGGCGGAGCGCCGCCCCCCTGCACAGCGA CCAGCAGCCGGTGCCCGAGCAGCTGCGCATCCAGGTGAGTCGCGTCAGCATGCACGACTACGAGGCCTTGCACTACGACAAggagcagctcaaggaggcct CCGTGCCGCTGGGCACTGTGGTGGTCCCAGGAGACAGTGACCTAGAGCTCTGCCGCGCCCATATCGAGAGACTGCAACAG GAGCCCGATGGTGCTGGAGCCAAGTCCCCGACATGCCAGAAACTGTCCCCCAAGTGGTGCTTCCTGGACG CCACCACTGCCAGCCGCTTCTACAGGATCGACCGAGCCCAG GAGCACCTCAACTATGTGACTGAGATCGCACAGGATGAGATTTATATCCTGGACCCTGAGCTGCTGGGGGCATCGGCCCGGCCTGACCTCCCGACCCCcacttcccctctccccacctcacccTGCTCACCCACGCCCCG GTCATTGCAAGGGGATGCCGCACCCCCTGAAG GTGAAGAGCTGATTGAGGCTGCCAAGAGGAACGACTTCTGTAAG CTCCAGGAGCTGCACCGAGCTGGGGGCGACCTCATGCACCGAGACGAGCGGAGCCGCACGCTCCTGCACCATGCAGTCAGCACTGGCAGCAAGGATGTGGTCCGCTACCTGCTGGACCACG cCCCCCCAGAGATCCTCGATGCTGTGGAGGAAAA CGGGGAGACCTGTTTGCACCAGGCAGCGGCCCTGGGCCAGCGCACCATCTGCCACTACATCGTGGAGGCCGGGGCCTCGCTCATGAAGACAGACCAGCAG GGAGACACTCCCCGGCAGCGGGCTGAGAAGGCTCAGGACACCGAGCTGGCCGCCTACCTGGAGAACCGGCAGCACTACCAGATGATCCAGCGGGAGGACCAGGAGACGGCTGTGTAG
- the DGKZ gene encoding diacylglycerol kinase zeta isoform X10, with product MAEGPGGGGQRGDWAGGGRAAEEEVVRRRCRRGEEAQVAQPWPEGPRATAAGPPVEERFRQLHLRKQVSYRKAITKSGLQHLAPPPPTPGAPCSESERQIRSTVDWSESATYGEHIWFETNVSGDFCYVGEQYCVARMLKSVSRRKCAACKIVVHTPCIEQLEKINFRCKPSFRESGSRNVREPTFVRHHWVHRRRQDGKCRHCGKGFQQKFTFHSKEIVAISCSWCKQAYHSKVSCFMLQQIEEPCSLGVHAAVVIPPTWILRARRPQNTLKASKKKKRASFKRKSSKKGPEEGRWRPFIIRPTPSPLMKPLLVFVNPKSGGNQGAKIIQSFLWYLNPRQVFDLSQGGPREALEMYRKVHNLRILACGGDGTVGWILSTLDQLRLKPPPPVAILPLGTGNDLARTLNWGGGYTDEPVSKILSHVEEGNVVQLDRWDLHAEPNPEAGPEDRDEGATDRLPLDVFNNYFSLGFDAHVTLEFHESREANPEKFNSRFRNKMFYAGTAFSDFLMGSSKDLAKHIRVVCDGTDLTPKIQDLKPQCVVFLNIPRYCAGTMPWGHPGEHHDFEPQRHDDGYLEVIGFTMTSLAALQVGGHGERLTQCREVVLTTSKAIPVQVDGEPCKLAASRIRIALRNQATMVQKAKRRSAAPLHSDQQPVPEQLRIQVSRVSMHDYEALHYDKEQLKEASVPLGTVVVPGDSDLELCRAHIERLQQEPDGAGAKSPTCQKLSPKWCFLDATTASRFYRIDRAQEHLNYVTEIAQDEIYILDPELLGASARPDLPTPTSPLPTSPCSPTPRSLQGDAAPPEGEELIEAAKRNDFCKLQELHRAGGDLMHRDERSRTLLHHAVSTGSKDVVRYLLDHAPPEILDAVEENGETCLHQAAALGQRTICHYIVEAGASLMKTDQQGDTPRQRAEKAQDTELAAYLENRQHYQMIQREDQETAV from the exons GAAAGCCATCACTAAGTCGGGCCTCCAGCACCTGGCCCCGCCTCCGCCCACCCCTGGGGCCCCGTGCAGCGAGTCAGAGCGGCAGATCCGGAGCACAGTGGACTGGAGC GAGTCAGCGACATATGGGGAGCACATCTGGTTCGAGACCAACGTGTCCGGGGACTTCTGCTACGTTGGGGAGCAGTATTGTGTAGCCAGGATGCTG AAGTCAGTGTCTCGAAGAAAGTGCGCAGCCTGCAAGATTGTGGTGCACACGCCCTGCATCGAGCAGCTGGAGAAG ATAAATTTCCGCTGTAAGCCGTCCTTCCGTGAATCAGGCTCGAGGAACGTGCGCGAG CCAACCTTTGTACGGCACCACTGGGTACACAGACGACGCCAGGACGGCAAGTGTCGGCACTGTGGGAAG GGATTCCAGCAGAAGTTCACCTTCCACAGCAAGGAGATTGTGGCCATCAGCTGCTCATGGTGCAAGCAGGCA TACCACAGCAAGGTCTCCTGCTTCATGCTGCAGCAGATTGAGGAGCCGTGCTCCCTGGGGGTCCACGCGGCCGTGGTCATCCCGCCCACCTGGATCCTCCGTGCACGGAGGCCCCAG AATACCCTGAAAGCaagcaagaagaagaagagggcATCCTTCAAGAGGAAGTCCAGCAAGAAAGGGCCTGAG GAGGGCCGCTGGAGACCCTTCATCATCAGacccaccccctcccccctcaTGAAGCCTCTGCTGGTGTTTGTGAACCCCAAGAGTGGGGGCAACCAG GGTGCAAAGATCATCCAGTCCTTCCTCTGGTATCTCAATCCCCGACAAGTCTTCGACCTGAGCCAGGGAGGGCCCAGGGAGGC gctggagatgTACCGCAAAGTGCACAACCTGCGGATCCTGGCGTGCGGGGGCGACGGCACG gtgGGCTGGATCCTCTCCACCCTGGACCAGCTACGCCTGAAGCCGCCGCCCCCTGTTGCCATCCTGCCCCTGGGTACTGGCAACGACTTGGCCCGAACCCTCAACTGGGGTGGG GGCTACACAGATGAGCCTGTGTCCAAGATCCTCTCCCATGTGGAGGAGGGGAATGTGGTACAGCTGGACCGCTGGGACCTCCACGCTGAGCCCAACCCGGAGGCAGGGCCTGAGGACCGAGATGAAGGCGCCACCGACCGG TTGCCCCTGGATGTCTTCAACAactacttcagcctgggctttGACGCCCATGTCACCCTGGAGTTCCACGAGTCTCGAG AGGCCAACCCAGAGAAATTCAACAGCCGCTTTCGGAATAAGATGTTCTACGCTGGG ACAGCCTTCTCCGACTTCCTGATGGGCAGCTCCAAGGACCTGGCCAAGCACATCCGAGTGGTG TGTGATGGAACAGACCTGACTCCTAAGATCCAGGACCTGAAACCCCAGTGTGTTGTTTTCCTGAACATCCCCAG GTACTGTGCAGGCACCATGCCCTGGGGCCACCCTGGGGAGCACCACGACTTTGAGCCCCAGCGGCATGACGACGGCTACCTCGAGGTCATTGGCTTCACCATGACGTCCTTG GCCGCGCTGCAGGTGGGCGGGCATGGCGAGCGGCTGACGCAGTGCCGTGAGGTGGTGCTCACCACGTCCAAGGCCATCCCGGTGCAGGTGGACGGCGAGCCCTGCAAGCTTGCAGCCTCACGCATCCGCATCGCCCTGCGCAACCAGGCCACCATGGTGCAGAAAGCCAAGCGGCGGAGCGCCGCCCCCCTGCACAGCGA CCAGCAGCCGGTGCCCGAGCAGCTGCGCATCCAGGTGAGTCGCGTCAGCATGCACGACTACGAGGCCTTGCACTACGACAAggagcagctcaaggaggcct CCGTGCCGCTGGGCACTGTGGTGGTCCCAGGAGACAGTGACCTAGAGCTCTGCCGCGCCCATATCGAGAGACTGCAACAG GAGCCCGATGGTGCTGGAGCCAAGTCCCCGACATGCCAGAAACTGTCCCCCAAGTGGTGCTTCCTGGACG CCACCACTGCCAGCCGCTTCTACAGGATCGACCGAGCCCAG GAGCACCTCAACTATGTGACTGAGATCGCACAGGATGAGATTTATATCCTGGACCCTGAGCTGCTGGGGGCATCGGCCCGGCCTGACCTCCCGACCCCcacttcccctctccccacctcacccTGCTCACCCACGCCCCG GTCATTGCAAGGGGATGCCGCACCCCCTGAAG GTGAAGAGCTGATTGAGGCTGCCAAGAGGAACGACTTCTGTAAG CTCCAGGAGCTGCACCGAGCTGGGGGCGACCTCATGCACCGAGACGAGCGGAGCCGCACGCTCCTGCACCATGCAGTCAGCACTGGCAGCAAGGATGTGGTCCGCTACCTGCTGGACCACG cCCCCCCAGAGATCCTCGATGCTGTGGAGGAAAA CGGGGAGACCTGTTTGCACCAGGCAGCGGCCCTGGGCCAGCGCACCATCTGCCACTACATCGTGGAGGCCGGGGCCTCGCTCATGAAGACAGACCAGCAG GGAGACACTCCCCGGCAGCGGGCTGAGAAGGCTCAGGACACCGAGCTGGCCGCCTACCTGGAGAACCGGCAGCACTACCAGATGATCCAGCGGGAGGACCAGGAGACGGCTGTGTAG
- the DGKZ gene encoding diacylglycerol kinase zeta isoform X15 yields MEPRDGSPEARSSDSESASASSSGSERDAGPEPDKAPRRLNKRRFPGLRLFGHRKAITKSGLQHLAPPPPTPGAPCSESERQIRSTVDWSESATYGEHIWFETNVSGDFCYVGEQYCVARMLKSVSRRKCAACKIVVHTPCIEQLEKINFRCKPSFRESGSRNVREPTFVRHHWVHRRRQDGKCRHCGKGFQQKFTFHSKEIVAISCSWCKQAYHSKVSCFMLQQIEEPCSLGVHAAVVIPPTWILRARRPQNTLKASKKKKRASFKRKSSKKGPEEGRWRPFIIRPTPSPLMKPLLVFVNPKSGGNQGAKIIQSFLWYLNPRQVFDLSQGGPREALEMYRKVHNLRILACGGDGTVGWILSTLDQLRLKPPPPVAILPLGTGNDLARTLNWGGGYTDEPVSKILSHVEEGNVVQLDRWDLHAEPNPEAGPEDRDEGATDRLPLDVFNNYFSLGFDAHVTLEFHESREANPEKFNSRFRNKMFYAGTAFSDFLMGSSKDLAKHIRVVCDGTDLTPKIQDLKPQCVVFLNIPRYCAGTMPWGHPGEHHDFEPQRHDDGYLEVIGFTMTSLAALQVGGHGERLTQCREVVLTTSKAIPVQVDGEPCKLAASRIRIALRNQATMVQKAKRRSAAPLHSDQQPVPEQLRIQVSRVSMHDYEALHYDKEQLKEASVPLGTVVVPGDSDLELCRAHIERLQQEPDGAGAKSPTCQKLSPKWCFLDATTASRFYRIDRAQEHLNYVTEIAQDEIYILDPELLGASARPDLPTPTSPLPTSPCSPTPRSLQGDAAPPEGEELIEAAKRNDFCKLQELHRAGGDLMHRDERSRTLLHHAVSTGSKDVVRYLLDHAPPEILDAVEENGETCLHQAAALGQRTICHYIVEAGASLMKTDQQGDTPRQRAEKAQDTELAAYLENRQHYQMIQREDQETAV; encoded by the exons GAAAGCCATCACTAAGTCGGGCCTCCAGCACCTGGCCCCGCCTCCGCCCACCCCTGGGGCCCCGTGCAGCGAGTCAGAGCGGCAGATCCGGAGCACAGTGGACTGGAGC GAGTCAGCGACATATGGGGAGCACATCTGGTTCGAGACCAACGTGTCCGGGGACTTCTGCTACGTTGGGGAGCAGTATTGTGTAGCCAGGATGCTG AAGTCAGTGTCTCGAAGAAAGTGCGCAGCCTGCAAGATTGTGGTGCACACGCCCTGCATCGAGCAGCTGGAGAAG ATAAATTTCCGCTGTAAGCCGTCCTTCCGTGAATCAGGCTCGAGGAACGTGCGCGAG CCAACCTTTGTACGGCACCACTGGGTACACAGACGACGCCAGGACGGCAAGTGTCGGCACTGTGGGAAG GGATTCCAGCAGAAGTTCACCTTCCACAGCAAGGAGATTGTGGCCATCAGCTGCTCATGGTGCAAGCAGGCA TACCACAGCAAGGTCTCCTGCTTCATGCTGCAGCAGATTGAGGAGCCGTGCTCCCTGGGGGTCCACGCGGCCGTGGTCATCCCGCCCACCTGGATCCTCCGTGCACGGAGGCCCCAG AATACCCTGAAAGCaagcaagaagaagaagagggcATCCTTCAAGAGGAAGTCCAGCAAGAAAGGGCCTGAG GAGGGCCGCTGGAGACCCTTCATCATCAGacccaccccctcccccctcaTGAAGCCTCTGCTGGTGTTTGTGAACCCCAAGAGTGGGGGCAACCAG GGTGCAAAGATCATCCAGTCCTTCCTCTGGTATCTCAATCCCCGACAAGTCTTCGACCTGAGCCAGGGAGGGCCCAGGGAGGC gctggagatgTACCGCAAAGTGCACAACCTGCGGATCCTGGCGTGCGGGGGCGACGGCACG gtgGGCTGGATCCTCTCCACCCTGGACCAGCTACGCCTGAAGCCGCCGCCCCCTGTTGCCATCCTGCCCCTGGGTACTGGCAACGACTTGGCCCGAACCCTCAACTGGGGTGGG GGCTACACAGATGAGCCTGTGTCCAAGATCCTCTCCCATGTGGAGGAGGGGAATGTGGTACAGCTGGACCGCTGGGACCTCCACGCTGAGCCCAACCCGGAGGCAGGGCCTGAGGACCGAGATGAAGGCGCCACCGACCGG TTGCCCCTGGATGTCTTCAACAactacttcagcctgggctttGACGCCCATGTCACCCTGGAGTTCCACGAGTCTCGAG AGGCCAACCCAGAGAAATTCAACAGCCGCTTTCGGAATAAGATGTTCTACGCTGGG ACAGCCTTCTCCGACTTCCTGATGGGCAGCTCCAAGGACCTGGCCAAGCACATCCGAGTGGTG TGTGATGGAACAGACCTGACTCCTAAGATCCAGGACCTGAAACCCCAGTGTGTTGTTTTCCTGAACATCCCCAG GTACTGTGCAGGCACCATGCCCTGGGGCCACCCTGGGGAGCACCACGACTTTGAGCCCCAGCGGCATGACGACGGCTACCTCGAGGTCATTGGCTTCACCATGACGTCCTTG GCCGCGCTGCAGGTGGGCGGGCATGGCGAGCGGCTGACGCAGTGCCGTGAGGTGGTGCTCACCACGTCCAAGGCCATCCCGGTGCAGGTGGACGGCGAGCCCTGCAAGCTTGCAGCCTCACGCATCCGCATCGCCCTGCGCAACCAGGCCACCATGGTGCAGAAAGCCAAGCGGCGGAGCGCCGCCCCCCTGCACAGCGA CCAGCAGCCGGTGCCCGAGCAGCTGCGCATCCAGGTGAGTCGCGTCAGCATGCACGACTACGAGGCCTTGCACTACGACAAggagcagctcaaggaggcct CCGTGCCGCTGGGCACTGTGGTGGTCCCAGGAGACAGTGACCTAGAGCTCTGCCGCGCCCATATCGAGAGACTGCAACAG GAGCCCGATGGTGCTGGAGCCAAGTCCCCGACATGCCAGAAACTGTCCCCCAAGTGGTGCTTCCTGGACG CCACCACTGCCAGCCGCTTCTACAGGATCGACCGAGCCCAG GAGCACCTCAACTATGTGACTGAGATCGCACAGGATGAGATTTATATCCTGGACCCTGAGCTGCTGGGGGCATCGGCCCGGCCTGACCTCCCGACCCCcacttcccctctccccacctcacccTGCTCACCCACGCCCCG GTCATTGCAAGGGGATGCCGCACCCCCTGAAG GTGAAGAGCTGATTGAGGCTGCCAAGAGGAACGACTTCTGTAAG CTCCAGGAGCTGCACCGAGCTGGGGGCGACCTCATGCACCGAGACGAGCGGAGCCGCACGCTCCTGCACCATGCAGTCAGCACTGGCAGCAAGGATGTGGTCCGCTACCTGCTGGACCACG cCCCCCCAGAGATCCTCGATGCTGTGGAGGAAAA CGGGGAGACCTGTTTGCACCAGGCAGCGGCCCTGGGCCAGCGCACCATCTGCCACTACATCGTGGAGGCCGGGGCCTCGCTCATGAAGACAGACCAGCAG GGAGACACTCCCCGGCAGCGGGCTGAGAAGGCTCAGGACACCGAGCTGGCCGCCTACCTGGAGAACCGGCAGCACTACCAGATGATCCAGCGGGAGGACCAGGAGACGGCTGTGTAG